The genomic window ATATGCACAAGCTTAATTTACAGCtagtttaatataaaactatacaGATGgtgctctgtggcgcggcaggaATTTGAAGAGTGtcctgagtcgtagctgggcgccgcggacagacaCCGAATGTCGCCGCAGGTGTGCATACCCTCAtagaaaacaatatgttcaaatttTAAAGACGTAGCGTTGTGCTTCTCGTCTGGGGTGCGACCCTCTTAAAATAGATATGATTCCGGCTTTCAGGTTGGCTGTCAGTTGTCCATCCTCATCCGATGTGGCCAACGTGTCGTCTTTAATGAGATGCAGCATAGGGAGAAGAGATGATGCGGTGATGCTGATCTGTGATGTGACTCTCTTGACACGCAGCATTGTAGCTGCGTTCAGTTTTTAATTATAGTGTATgctttcttttaaactaaattatttataataatttatatatagaaaaaatatatatagaaaaaaatatatagaaaaaacaaatacttaaaaaaatctaaacgacTGTGTCACGGTGGAAAAGTGATGTATCCGGTGTTGCAGCTTTAAACCATCAACACCGTCTATCGCAGCAAGCCTACTAGATGTGCATTAATCATTAGCCGGaatatatcgtgcacccctagttACCATAGACATTGCCTTACCGTTACCCTTGTCATATGGAATTATTTTCATATGGAAGTAATTTTTATCGGCTTTTTATGCCTTTTTAATCAGATAGGAGACTGTAGAGAAGTAACACTACATGAACCTTTTCatagaaaatgcaataaatacaaagctagagcaaaaactaaaactgaaatgagacaTGAATAATAAATAGTATAGTGAATATTAAAgcagtttgtttaatttgtatctttttattccAGTATATTtgtcatttgctttttttttattactgacaatttaattattttcaataatttttaggacttttgtttgtttgtttaaaattccGCTGCTTACTACAATGTAGATGTCATAGCAACCTTatttacagggaaaaaaaaaaatctttaaataaatcactcataaGTTTTTGGTCATATGGACCCCTCATAATCGTGTtaaataatcgtgattacaatATTCTGACATACGTCTTCTGAGAGTGTATACCTCATGAACACTAAAAAAGCCAGTCACCTGATACCTGTACCTGATTACTGATCTAAGTTATGTTTTGAATCTAATTgggctaatactgtcaaaaacgCACAAGGTTTACAAGTGACAGcagactagggctgcacaattaatcaaacacAATCGTCATGCACATCatatcagtaaagccggttctgtgattagtagtaaatctcaatcacctgctttcaggtggagcagcatttactacacagagccgtagttcactgacaaacaACGGCCAAAAATTGCAGATGATATAATCGTACGTTTATGAAATCGAAGAAATCATTCCCGATAATGACAACTGTTTGCGTAGCTTCTCGGTGAACTAGGGCTCTGTGTAAATGTAAGTAAATTCTCCTCCTTCTGAGAgcacgtgaaaataccacatttaataagatgtttttactccaaactcacttcataatgtcagccgagtgtttgaaataaatccttctatGAGATGATGTGacttcttacacagaataaggcacgGAACATATTTCATAGTATACTAAGCAGTGATATAGacattgcattataaatatactttaacaaataaatataataagaagAACTCAGATAAACCGCATATTGCCATAGTCGCGTGTTCATTAGTCAAGTTGAAATAAAGCAGTtgaatcttctgtttattcagctctAGCGTTGTTTTCTGcacgagagcgccctctggcctttGGATGAAGATTTACTACTGATCTCAGAAACGTGCTTCATTGAAAGATATACATGAGAATGGCAGCCTCTGTCTAATCacgatttttaattaattttaattaattgtgcagccccaCAGCAGACTAATAGAACTAAACAAGCTTTTCATTAAAGAGATATTTCACCCCCAaagttaaaattctgtcattatttactcgctctcatgttgtcccaaacctgtattaatgtATTTCTTGTGCtcaacacaaaagaaggtatttagAAGAATTAATGTCCAGATCAACATTCCTTATGGAAATCCTGTAGTCTTTTAGTTCATTAGCAAACATTAAGAAATGTTCACAAGCTTGATTTAACATCTTGTAACACAGAAAGATCCTGAACGACCTTTCATCCGATGCTCCAGCAGTGCCACGGATAGAAGAAGAGAGATCAGAGGAGGATTCCACACCAGCCATTACAACTGTCACTGTGCCAACACCTATCTACCAGACAAGTAGTGGGCAGTACAGTAAGTTGTTTGCTTCTCTAGTACAAATACACTACTGCAGCTTTTGAAATGGTAAATTTGCTAAATATACAGTCAACCTTATGGCATTTGTTTCCCCCCAGTTGCTATCACTCAGGGTGGGGCGATCCAGTTAGCCAATAATGGAACAGATGGAGTTCAAGGGCTACAAACCCTGACCATGACAAACGCGGCAGGCGCTCAGCCCGGCACCACCATCCTGCAATATGCACAGACCAGCGACGGCCAGCAGATACTGGTGCCCAGCAATCAAGTGGTTGTACAAGGTgatatttgacaaaaataaatgtcatttcgGTTCTAAACAAGTACCTAAAATACTTGAATTAAAGATAAAGCAAGTGTGCTGGCATGTAGATTAAATCTTGGCTAGGCTTCATCTATATCTGGCAGACAGCTACACAAGGCATCTAAATGTCTCCTTGTCAAAACATAAATCTGTGCTGCTTGTGTGTTTTTCAGCGGCCTCGGGAGATGTTCAGGCGTATCAGATCCGCACCGCAGCTTCAGGGGTGGTCATGGCCACCTCTCCTGCACTGCCCGGCCAGGGAGGAACTGAGGAGGTCACACGCAAGCGGGAGGTTCGGCTAATGAAGAACAGGtatgattcataaaaaaaaaaaaaaaaaaaaaaaaacacgtatttGCATGATTAATGCACTAGCTCATTTTGGACTATAAAGATTGGGCTACAAAGGACCCAGGTAAATTATGTAAATCAGAGAAAAATTGCTGTGTGTTTTATTAGCAATGTTATTCTATAATAATATTGATTGAGGGGAAATagtttttcttcttgtttgtATTTAACTCTTGACATGTCTGATAAAAATGCTTGAATATTTTTAGCACTATGTTTGCGTATAGATATTTTTTCTTCTAACTGTGACTAAATATCGCCACTGTACCGTGTTTTCTCTTAGAACCCTAATCTAGAATCCTTAGATTTTtatcacagttaaaaaaaataaaaaacactcaaaatgtGGAGTATATATGTCAACTCTGTAATCGCCTGGCTGTAATAATATGTTTCCACCACAGGGAGGCAGCACGGGAGTGCCGCAGGAAAAAGAAAGAGTATGTTAAATGTCTGGAAAACAGAGTGGCCGTGCTGGAGAATCAGAACAAAACGCTCATCGAGGAGCTCAAAGCTCTAAAGGACCTTTACTGTCACAAATCTGAATAACGgcccacacacacacgtgctgaACGGATCTCTTCTGGTGCCTCTAGAGACAGAGACTCTGAACAAACCACAGGCACCTGCACAGCATCTCTGGCTCTTTTCATTtcaatttcctttttaaaaaaaatataatcttcTGTAAAAATCCAGTTATCAGGAATACATTGTAAGtttatgtgtaaacttttttatttCCGTTTTTGTCTTCAGAAGAAAGCGAGTCGGTTTCTATaagataataaaattaaatgcaggGTACAGCTTCGCTATCAAACACGTTGCCCTACTTAAGGAGCGATGCGAACCGTAAAGAGCACCTTTCAGTTGCAACCGTGACAGGGAATGAATGTTTATGTGGGTTTATCATGGAAACAGCCCAGGGTGCTGCTTCTGAGACCTGCTCCTGTCACTCTTTTGAAAGACTTTCCCACACTGCACCAGTCGTAGCTGGCGCTGCCTGCGAGCATGATTAAAGAGGGATGGAGTTTCTCACTTTTGCAGCATGGGTCTTTAATGATTGAGATTAAATCAGCTGTGCCCTCTCATGTTGTTTTACTGCTTCTGTTACTAATACATATACTCTTATTTTTGttcttagacacacacacacacacacacattaagagCTATTAGGAAAAAAAACTCAAGTcacatttgttaattaaaaaaaggtgGACGCTTTGAAATATGGAATGATGACATTTGAAAAAATGTTGTAAATAGGTAAATGAAATATTCTATGTGATTTTCAGTGAGCATTCGATAGCCCATAatcagaaaatcatttttttttaacttgtaaatgtgcttatattgtaatatattggaAATTTTTCATTTATGCCAGACTTTACAGGTAATTTTGGTGCCATCTACACTGATCAGAGACTATTTGTGGTGATACCTCTATATTTTAGTCAAAGATTTTTGATATACAAAATTAATCTCTGATCAGTGGAAATTTTTCAGTGATGAAAATGCTGTTGTTATTCTTTTCTGTCTTTTGCCATAACATGtagatgttattattattattattattattattattactatcatttaaaaaaaaatgtattatttggattatgtattgtatttttaagaaatgttgcttATGTGTAAACTAAATCAGTTAAAAAAGCATTCTGGTGCAGTCTCTCATCAGCAATTACATATTTGGCAGCTGTTCATAATCAAATGTGTTGAggtagttttattttgtatttaatgtttgtGAGGATTAAATATCATTAATTAATCTTTGCTTCAGTCCAGGGTTGTTCAGTCCTGCTCCTTTGCACACCTGTAAAGTTCATTTCAAACCAGTTTCAAAGGTTTTGTTTCAAACACCTGTCTGTAATTCTTGGTTCAGGTGTGTTAGAGAgaacagtaacactttacaataaggttccattagttaatgcattaactaacatgaacaaacaattaaTGTTGCATCAAAGTatatattaatctttgttaatgttagtaaaAATACAGTCGTTCATTATTAGTCTGTTAattcagtgcattaactaatgttaacaagcacaacttttgattttaataatgcattagtaaatctTGAAATGAACATTGCTGTAATGCTGCAGAAGTGTTGTTCATGCGTAGTTAATGTTTCCTGAAGTTTGTTAACTACTGGACATTACTGTAAAGTGTTGCCGAGAGAACTAATCTCTGCAGAAAGGTCTGAACAACCTTGAAGTAACATTGTGGGTTGTGATCACATCATATTACTATTATGACTCAAGtgcagttcaaaagtttgatttatcggttatttttaaaatagagtaatacatttattcaaccaGTATGCCTTTATCATACAAAAGATTTCAGTTTTCCATTTCAAGATTTTCAACAttgtattcattaattaattctgaGTAAACAAAAACCACATATATATAGcagcaaaaattattttcttaacattgaaaatctgaaatatttcttgTACACTGCatagagatttctttcaaattttaaaattacaaaaaattttaaaattacaaaatcttaccgaccccaaacttttgaacagtattgttttCAGTATGCACATTTCCTATGCATAAAATATCCAGATTACCtatatttatatcaaaataaaagaccAGTCTAAACCGCAACAAGATTGTATCCCACAATGGAATGTGCTCAACTTCAACCTTCACATTACCAGAGTGATAAACAAACTAGAAGTAACTggacaatctgtaaaaaaaaaaaaaaaaaaaaaaaaaaaggattaaaaatgctaaataaccatgtttaattaattaaacagaaCTAAATATGCCGAGTTATGCTATTTCACACACTGTTAAAATGCATGCAACCCTGTACATTTTACAGCAATCATAGAGTGCAATTTGCAGGCCATTTATCGATCAGTTAAGTATCTGAATGAATTGGAAGAACGAGATGCCTTGAACTGATTTAGGTTATTTGATGGCATCCGGTAAGCACTGCTTCAGCCAATCACTCCCCTATAGTttaagtgaattaaaaaaatggaTGGATATATGGTAAATTGTCTGTGATGCCTAAACTGCATAAGAGACAGAAATCTTGATTGTTTTGTGGCATTGCTTTTAACAAAACAGCGCAGAGCTTCCTGATTGCTTGTATTCTGTTCAAGGTCTCCAGTCTTTGATAGTGGCCACAAGCAaacttattcataaaataaatcagGGTACTAAATGGTGCTAAACGGCCCTCGGTGTAAATCTAACCTGTAACAACCTCTATGAGTCTGTTGGTTTGATTGCTAACAAAATGAGAGCCTTAAATTAAAAGGTTTTTTGATCAGTGATTGTGGACTCCAGCAATTAGCACTGATTTGTATTATTAACAATAGCCTAccttaaatgattaaaaatgatcaTTTGTGCCAAGGGTTAATTACAGAGCTTTTCCATGCTAGAATTTAATGATCTGATTTGCCTTTAAGTTATTCATAATTTGTTACAAGTATTGTGGTTCTTCTCTCAAAACATGGAGAGGGTATGAGTATATGAATATCTTTagctcttaatttatttatttatttttttataagaaggaaagaaagaaacgaATGAATTCATAAATGCAACTTTTTTCATCAATATTTATAAGTTATGAAGACTCCTAATTAAATTATGTTATCCCTTGTATGGTGTTTGGGTCTTTGGGacccattttcattttttgtcgaaatgattttttttttttcaaagtcagACTCAGTGGCCTTGGCTCATTTTCTGTGAAGAACATAAATCAGAACAAATTTTCAATGACCACACACTGGATTTAtcttcgaaacatttgggataatgtaagtcgcctacacaagtcagcaaaatatataacacttttctagtagtttttggatattttatataaaaaaaaaaaatcttacatattgtgcctttaagttAATGATAATCactatttttatatcaatagaacccatcaaaataatgtttgcaaattaaaacatttaattaaatgaatcaataatattttttaacttgcATTTATTCAAGTTGGTAACAGGCCCTCTGaattattttttagagtgttctGACAGTTCTTCTAGCATGTCCTTCtcaattcgcttgttaagtctgacgtcacgtagcagcgcttccgtgtccaaacgctctatcagttaccacgagaaaacaacaaaaggtgctaatataaactcacaatgtgatagaatactagcgaaaaagtttaatatttgtgtttgagacgctgtgagcacggagactgtagtgtataccgtaagtttgaaagcgtttagcttaaatggttattatgaataaacagtgctcataaacggctgctgaggtagtattctcaagtgaagcaaGTTGTGGCTTGGATCCGGaagcagcgcttcttacgtcatcacttaacaaccgaatacaaTGTCTGTGGGTTCCTTCAAACTTTTATTTAGTAAGCCATGTTTCTGCTTGTATTGTGCTTTGAGAGGGGCGGGGCCAGTAGAGTAATTGATAATGATCGACACTTGTGCCTcgcaccggtctcgagtcccacggaggagctctgGAAGCATAAAAGGAGGAGTAACAACAATGAAGAAGAGAGGACCAGTCCTTGACTTTATGGTATTGTtcttatattatgttttatgcagcagtcgtccgtgaggggctgctgctttaacttttgttttatgttagtttatttgtttttttcaattttatgtttaaatgtttgctgGTACCGGCCTCCTTCTTCCCAGTCTACAAACGTTCCTACTTTGGTGCCGAAACCTGGTAGGAAGGAGGGACACACTGTCAGAGAGCCCTCGCTGTTGAGGACATTTGGCAACATGAAGGAGTAGAGACCATTTAGTGGTGCAGGTGTAGCTCATTATCATTTCCAGCCTTGCTCCATTCCCACAGCTCAGTGGCCGGTCCCTGATTCCTGTAAGGCTCTGCAGTGTTTCCTGGGttttgccaacttctaccggTGATACATCAGGGATTTTAGTCAGATCGCTGCACCGCTCACGGCCTTAACCTCCACCaaggtgtccttcagatggaaccAGGAGGCTCAGGTAGACTTTGGCATTTTAAAGTCCCATTTTGTCTCTGCACCTAttctgttggttccagatcctGGTCGGGAAAGAGTGCAGCCGAAGCCATCCTTCCTGAAGGGGTGGTGGTCTGGGCCTTACGTGGGGTATCGAGCAACGAGTTGAGGAGGCCGGTTGAGGGGTGCCAGTGCCGGCAGAGTGCCCGGTGGGCAGGTTGCCGTGCCGGCTGTGCTGCGCTCTGAGGTCCTTCAGTGGGGTCACGCATACAGGTTGGTCTGCCATCCAGGTATTCGGAGAACATTCTTTGCCATCCGGCAACACTGCTGGTGGCCTGCTATGGCCGTGGATGTTAGACAGTTCGTGTTGGCAAGCCCCACATGTGCCCAATGTAAGCCTGTGAATCGCCCTCCTGATGGTCTGCTTTCTACAGGGTTGAATACTCTCCTTATCCCTTCCCACCCTTGGTCACACATTGTCCTTGATTTTGTCTCTGGACTTCCCCCGTCGAAGGGTAACACTGTGATTCTCATGGtggtgtggaagatttttattaataagattttaatcaatcaagtataatcaatgtgaatctagccatttttgttgctagttattattccattataatcctataggttaAGTATAGAAAGGAATATGCCTACGGGGCCAAATTGTACACCAGATGAGAAACATGGTCAGACCAGCTGAGAAACATGTGGTCAGACATACAGACATGGCCTTTGTCTATACCAAAAGAGGGGGCCTCTTCCCTCTAGGGAGGTATTCAAATTGTAAACATAAAGATAATGATGTTCCTTGCAGAGAACATCTCGGATTTGTTTCTCActgaaataaagtctatcttctggaaacaaaacccttAGACTGTGTGATTCCTCAGATTCATGGCAGACGAAAATATACTACAttggtggatcgcttttccaaagcATTTCAATTCATTCCCCTGCCCAAACTGCCCTCCGCCCGGGAGATTGCCCAACTGGTTGTGGATCAAGTCTTCCATCTCCATGGATTGCCGGTGGATGTGGTTTcagataggggtccccagtttgtctcccggttctggagggaattttgtagacagattggggcctctgcgagtctgtcttcaggtttccatccccagaccaatgggcagtgtgagcgggccaaccaggatctaggaagaatgctccAAGTTCCTGGTGCTAATAGCTCTCCTGGGTAGAATACGCTCATAACACCCTTCCTGTGGCCACGTCAGGTATGTCTCCTTTTGAGTGTGCTGTTGGTTTTAACCCACCTCTGTTCCCACCACAGGAACCCGATGCAGCGGTTCCATCCACCCTGGCTTTCGTCCAGCACTGCCGTCGCACCTGAGAGAAAGCCAGGAGGGTTTTGGTCCAAACCTCTGGCCGAACCAAGACCGCAGCCGATCGTCCGGGTGCCTTTTAGGTTTTGTGGTtgactgtttttgtgtgtgttgtggaccCCGGAAATTTTGCCAttaaacttcatgccaataaataagaaatattgctgacttgagtGTTTCCAGCTCTCTCTTTACTTTACGTTCATCCGTTTATTGACGTTGAAAAGggaaacatcttttttttagacattgaaaatcgattttacaatcgattcaataaacacttatgtcttaaaaatctaaaattattttttcacaaaagtgacagacCTAGTACTTattgatgattatttaatttaatttattcaaagtgacattgaatttgcaaaaaaaaaaaaaattattttgatattttttttattttgctgttctGTTGACTGTTTACAAAGTCCGCAAAGCTGTgaagattttctttctctttttagtttTATACTGTGATGCTATTGTGTGTTATTGGTATTGAGTTATGTTTGGTAATAAAAAGTTAGACtggcaaaaacaatttttttttttaaatttgtcgGGGTGGGGGGCATTATAAAGGAATTATGCTTAGGGCACCAAAATGGCTAGCAGCGGCAATGCCTGTGTTTCTCTGTCCGTTGTCAGACTGGTGTTACTCGTAtcaatagctccgatcttctagtTTGTCAGTGTACTTACCTTGTCGTGTCATGTCTTGTCATCAGTCTCCAGTGAAAACatttacaacttttattttacttttattttagcaACCAAACTTGTTAGAAGTACACACAATGGCCCCTTTCTCTGCGTCAGACTTAACTTTGTTTGTCGTCTTCTAAATAATGCCACGAGTGGGGCTTGAGGATGTTACGTCACCTGCGTCTGCGCAGTTCGATCTGATGCAGCCCCTGAAGTGAGAAAATAATAACACGATTAAACGAGACGAAATAATGCTATAGCATTTcgttttgtcttgttttggtcAATGAAAATGACGACAGATTTTTagcaaagtttttattttgtaaaccacatttagtctagtttttattcatcaacaatattgcattatacatttaattatagtcatcgtcacatgaccagcatttatGTTGTCTCGTCTCGTTTTTGCGACATGATTCAGGTTCATTGACGACGATATTTAGTCAGAATTTTCGTTGACGAAAGCAACACTAGTTGCTTctcccaaaatgaaaaattctgtcatcaactTATCAACCTGATGTTGTTTCACACCCATAAGACTTTTGATCATCTTTGAAACCCAAATGAACATAaatttaatgaaacctgagagatttctgtcccttcTTTGAAAGTCCGTTCCACCAAAGTTTTGACATTTCAGAAAGACATGGTAAAAGAAATCCATATTAACTGGGTAATTGAGTAGTTTAATACAGGTTTTCTTGttacctaatggttagagactcgcaatcgaagggtggTGTGTTCGAGTCTATGGCCGGCAGGAATTGCAGGTGGATGGAGTGCATGTACAATGCTCTCTCCAACTTCAATACcaagactgaggtgcccttgagcaagtcaccgaacccccaactgctccccgggtgctacagcatatatggctgcccactgctccgggtgtgtgttcactgctgtgtgtgtgcactttggatgggttaaaagcagagcacgaattccgagtatgggtcaccatacttggctgtatgtcacgtcatttCACTTTAAGAGACATGGTTTGATTAACAGTTTTAATATGTGCTCTTATAAACATTGATCGATGCACGTTTATATAGCACATATAATTGTAAACCGGTCAAATGTTCGATTCATATGAACTGCTTTTATGATCTTTGATCGAAATTCAGTTGGGGGGAGGAATTGGgacataaatatattcatatgagtttcaaatatgaaatgtaaatgatgacaaagcattttaagaaaaatacataaatatgttgtggcagttttgaaaattattttaggagttttttttttttttatgcatgttctTAAAAACTGTCAGATGCATATCAGCAGAACCGTCCTTGCCCCATGGTGAATGGACTAAAAAAACTATCTGCCCATCATTTGTTTCAGCACCTGGTCATTTGTTAATCAGATCTGATTAAGTGTTATTGAAATGCTCTGTGTGATTGCTTTCGTGCTCATACAGCTGTGTCCTGATGCTCTGATGAAGGATTTTAGGGTAGTAATGGCATGAACTCCCTcctcatctctctcacacactctatAATATTTAACTTCATGACCCTGTCTGCTTGACTTCTGTTTTGGATTTTGATTGTTCTTCTTAGGTATAGTGAGGTGGTCCAGACTGATTGTAATGAAGTATGAAGTGAAGTATGAACTCCACTGCCAGTATGGGTGTTGTGGTGTCTGTTGTATGTCCATTTTGTCCCTTTTGATACAGAAGTGTTTTTCTGCTATGAATTGAAGTTTGGGAGAAAATCTCTGGAAACATAATCTATTTTATTCTCCCAATGTTCTCCATATATAAAAGAGCCTAAaggtaagaataaataaaaaatgagtcaATCAATCAGTTCACAAACCAAACAAGCACATTTGTgcctaaaataattataatattaataaaacattaactaCGACTTACCTCAATAAAccactaatttgctgcttattaatagttagtaaggtagttgttaagtttatgtattgggtaggattaaagATGTAAaacatggtcatgcagaataggcgctgtaagtactaataaatagaaaatatgtaattaataGGCTTGCTAACTAGTTAATAGTgggaattggtccctatactaaagttttaccaatgaaataaaatgctaacacagacacatttatatATGGAAGTCATGTCTTTCATTCaatatttcaattaatattttcACTCAAATGGTATATGCTactaatgaaatgaaataaaatgcatatacaaatacataaaacaataactaa from Carassius auratus strain Wakin chromosome 1, ASM336829v1, whole genome shotgun sequence includes these protein-coding regions:
- the LOC113110806 gene encoding cyclic AMP-responsive element-binding protein 1-like, which codes for MTMEAGADVQQGGNTAVSETDTQQIATLAQVSIAAAQASATAPTVTLVQLPNGQTVQVHGVIQAAQPSVIQSPQVQTVQISTIAESDDSQESVDSVTDSQKRREILSRRPSYRKILNDLSSDAPAVPRIEEERSEEDSTPAITTVTVPTPIYQTSSGQYIAITQGGAIQLANNGTDGVQGLQTLTMTNAAGAQPGTTILQYAQTSDGQQILVPSNQVVVQAASGDVQAYQIRTAASGVVMATSPALPGQGGTEEVTRKREVRLMKNREAARECRRKKKEYVKCLENRVAVLENQNKTLIEELKALKDLYCHKSE